One genomic window of Mucilaginibacter sp. SJ includes the following:
- a CDS encoding DUF1801 domain-containing protein: protein MQLIPIDHFYLTKDEPNRSCLLALRDIILAQDPDITAEWKYSMPFFYYKGKMCCYLWIHKKTQLPFLGMVEGKHLHHPDLTFEDRARIKIMILNPEEDLPVDTIRFILNEAIDLYRTGLIKLPKQKR, encoded by the coding sequence ATGCAGCTCATCCCCATCGACCACTTCTACCTCACCAAAGATGAACCCAACCGAAGCTGCTTGTTAGCCCTGCGCGATATTATTCTTGCACAAGATCCTGACATCACAGCAGAGTGGAAATACAGCATGCCTTTCTTTTACTATAAAGGTAAAATGTGTTGCTACCTGTGGATTCATAAAAAGACGCAACTGCCATTTTTAGGTATGGTTGAAGGAAAACATCTGCACCATCCCGATTTAACGTTTGAAGATCGTGCCCGGATCAAGATCATGATTTTAAATCCCGAAGAGGATTTACCTGTTGATACTATCCGGTTTATTTTAAATGAAGCTATTGATTTGTATAGAACAGGATTGATTAAATTGCCGAAGCAGAAGCGATAG
- a CDS encoding MmcQ/YjbR family DNA-binding protein, which produces MTIETLQAICHTLPGVTEDIKLGEHLCFNVGGKSFLFTHPDGVPPSASFKVPAEDFEEIISKEGLEPQPYIARYKWVLARDISSLGEKEWEHYIRQSYRLIADKLPGKVKKELGL; this is translated from the coding sequence ATGACCATCGAAACCCTTCAAGCCATTTGCCACACGTTGCCCGGTGTAACCGAAGATATTAAACTGGGCGAACACCTGTGTTTTAATGTTGGCGGAAAGTCTTTTCTGTTTACCCATCCCGACGGCGTACCGCCATCGGCATCATTCAAAGTGCCCGCCGAAGATTTTGAGGAGATCATCTCCAAAGAAGGGCTTGAACCGCAGCCTTACATTGCCCGCTATAAATGGGTGCTGGCACGTGATATCAGTAGTTTGGGTGAAAAGGAATGGGAGCACTATATCAGGCAATCGTACAGGCTTATCGCTGATAAGCTGCCGGGCAAGGTTAAAAAGGAGTTGGGTTTGTAA
- the can gene encoding carbonate dehydratase has protein sequence MCAQIHDTSHITYEGLLEGNKKFIEGALAEDPQYFDKLANGQKPPILWIGCADSRVPANQITNTAPGEIFVHRNIANMVVHSDMNMLSVLDYAVNVLKVKHVIVTGHYGCGGVNAAMGNTQFGLIDNWLRHIKDVYRLHADELDAIADETERSNRLVELNVIENVNNLCKTSIVQNAWKNGQELAVHGWVYSLSTGLINDMKVSTSSNENMDAVFKFK, from the coding sequence ATGTGTGCTCAAATTCATGATACCAGCCATATTACCTATGAAGGCTTACTGGAAGGAAACAAAAAATTTATTGAAGGTGCTTTAGCCGAAGATCCTCAATATTTTGATAAACTGGCTAACGGGCAAAAGCCCCCTATACTTTGGATAGGCTGTGCCGACAGTCGCGTACCTGCCAACCAGATCACCAATACCGCCCCGGGCGAGATCTTTGTGCACCGCAACATTGCCAACATGGTTGTCCACTCGGACATGAACATGCTGAGTGTGCTCGATTACGCCGTGAACGTATTGAAAGTGAAGCATGTAATTGTAACCGGCCACTACGGCTGCGGTGGTGTTAATGCAGCCATGGGCAATACCCAGTTTGGCCTGATTGATAACTGGCTGCGCCACATCAAAGACGTTTACCGTTTACATGCCGATGAGCTTGACGCCATTGCCGATGAAACTGAGCGCAGTAACCGCCTGGTTGAATTGAACGTGATAGAAAACGTGAATAACCTTTGTAAAACATCCATAGTACAAAATGCCTGGAAAAATGGGCAGGAACTTGCGGTACACGGCTGGGTTTACAGCCTCAGCACAGGGCTTATTAATGATATGAAAGTAAGCACATCCAGCAATGAGAACATGGATGCTGTGTTTAAATTTAAGTAA
- the pruA gene encoding L-glutamate gamma-semialdehyde dehydrogenase has product MLKGFFNVPAPVNEPVLNYGPRSLERVALKAALEAGRAQQLDIPMYIGGKEVRTGTKLEIRPPHDHKHLLATFSEGDASHVTAAIDAALAAKADWENLAWEQRAAIFLKAAELIAGPYRAEINAATMLGQSKNAYQAEIDSACELIDFLRFNVEYMTEIYKQQPPVSGKGVWNRVEQRPLEGFVFALTPFNFTAIAGNLPASAAMMGNVVVWKPAYPQIYAANVIMKIFKEAGVPDGVINLIYVDGPVAGEVIFNHPDFAGIHFTGSTKVFQNIWQTIGTNIHKYKTYPRIVGETGGKDFVLAHPSANADVVSTALVRGAFEYQGQKCSAASRAYIPASLWPAVKANMQRDITSFKIGPVEDFENFINAVITEVSFDKLAKYIDAAKTDEGVEIVAGGNYDKSKGWFIEPTVLKVEDPYYVTMCEELFGPVLTVYVYEDDQFDEILNIVDKTSIYALTGSIISQDRYAIEKATTRLRNAAGNFYINDKPTGAVVGQQPFGGARGSGTNDKAGSMINLLRWVSPRTIKETFDPPKDYRYPFLAKEV; this is encoded by the coding sequence ATGCTTAAAGGATTTTTTAATGTTCCGGCACCGGTAAATGAGCCCGTTTTAAATTACGGTCCGCGGAGTTTGGAGCGTGTGGCGCTTAAGGCAGCTTTAGAAGCCGGTCGTGCCCAACAATTAGATATACCTATGTACATTGGCGGCAAGGAAGTACGTACCGGCACCAAGCTGGAAATTCGTCCGCCGCATGATCATAAACATTTACTGGCAACCTTCAGCGAGGGAGATGCAAGCCACGTTACCGCAGCGATTGATGCTGCCCTTGCAGCTAAAGCCGACTGGGAAAACCTGGCCTGGGAACAACGTGCCGCCATTTTCCTGAAAGCAGCCGAGCTGATAGCCGGCCCGTACCGTGCCGAAATTAACGCGGCTACCATGCTTGGCCAGTCAAAGAACGCTTACCAGGCCGAGATTGATTCGGCTTGCGAGCTGATCGACTTCCTGCGTTTTAACGTAGAGTACATGACCGAGATCTACAAACAACAGCCGCCGGTATCGGGCAAAGGTGTTTGGAACCGCGTAGAGCAACGCCCGCTGGAAGGATTTGTGTTCGCGCTTACGCCGTTCAACTTTACGGCTATTGCCGGGAACCTGCCTGCGTCTGCGGCCATGATGGGCAATGTTGTAGTTTGGAAACCTGCTTATCCGCAAATCTATGCTGCTAACGTGATCATGAAGATCTTTAAAGAAGCCGGTGTACCTGATGGCGTTATCAACCTTATTTATGTTGATGGCCCTGTTGCAGGCGAGGTGATCTTTAACCACCCAGATTTTGCAGGAATCCACTTTACCGGTTCAACCAAAGTATTCCAGAATATCTGGCAAACTATCGGCACCAACATTCACAAATACAAAACCTACCCGCGCATTGTAGGCGAAACCGGCGGTAAAGACTTTGTACTTGCCCACCCGAGCGCCAACGCCGATGTGGTGAGCACCGCTCTTGTTCGCGGCGCTTTTGAATACCAGGGACAAAAATGTTCGGCTGCTTCAAGGGCTTATATCCCGGCTTCATTATGGCCGGCGGTAAAAGCAAATATGCAGCGCGATATTACCTCATTTAAAATAGGCCCGGTTGAAGATTTTGAAAACTTTATCAATGCCGTGATCACCGAAGTATCATTTGATAAACTGGCCAAATACATCGACGCTGCTAAAACCGACGAGGGCGTTGAAATTGTTGCCGGCGGTAACTATGACAAAAGCAAAGGCTGGTTCATTGAGCCAACTGTGCTAAAAGTTGAAGACCCATATTACGTAACCATGTGCGAGGAGCTTTTTGGCCCGGTATTAACTGTGTACGTTTACGAAGATGATCAGTTTGATGAGATCCTAAATATTGTAGATAAAACATCTATCTACGCGCTTACAGGCTCAATTATCTCGCAGGACAGGTATGCTATTGAAAAAGCTACCACCCGTTTACGCAACGCGGCAGGTAACTTCTATATTAACGACAAGCCAACAGGTGCGGTAGTAGGTCAGCAGCCATTTGGCGGCGCCAGGGGGTCGGGCACCAATGATAAAGCCGGTTCAATGATTAATCTGCTTCGCTGGGTATCGCCACGCACCATCAAAGAAACCTTTGATCCGCCGAAGGATTACAGGTATCCTTTTTTGGCGAAGGAGGTTTAG
- a CDS encoding VOC family protein has translation MIKLKLLVIRTADMQKLVDFYALLGFGFDYHKHGNSPYHYSAIIDGTVIEIYPLTKTQTEADKNLRLGFELDDFDRKIHLLKEANVSFASESAQTDFGFMAVVVVDPDGRKVELYKK, from the coding sequence ATGATCAAACTTAAATTATTAGTTATAAGAACTGCCGATATGCAGAAGCTGGTTGATTTTTATGCGTTATTGGGCTTTGGTTTTGATTATCATAAACATGGCAACTCTCCTTATCATTATTCAGCTATTATTGATGGGACGGTGATTGAGATATATCCGCTTACAAAAACTCAAACGGAGGCGGATAAAAACTTACGCTTAGGTTTTGAGTTAGATGATTTTGATAGGAAGATTCATTTATTAAAAGAAGCCAACGTCTCGTTTGCATCTGAATCGGCGCAAACGGATTTTGGTTTTATGGCAGTAGTAGTTGTTGATCCGGATGGCAGAAAGGTGGAACTGTATAAGAAATGA
- the dctA gene encoding C4-dicarboxylate transporter DctA translates to MKRLLSNLTFQVLIAIALGVVAGLYLKGFAPTAELISKTFISLITMLIAPIIFLTIVLGIAGMSDMKKVGRVGGKALLYFEIVTTFALVIGVTVANIIKPGAGFENHAAKMDTGKLAVYEKAAAEMHWGDFIAHIVPSNMFKAFAEGDILQILFFAILFGFGLSRMGKSGEAVIQLFDKLSKVFFNIMKIVMKVAPIGAFAGMAFTVSKYGIQTLKPLALLMGSVYLTMFLFIFVILNIICRLFKFSLWEYLKYIRQEILIVLGTSSSESALPAMMEKMEKFGCSKSVVGLVIPTGYSFNLDGTTIYLSMCVIFLAQVFNIPLSLGQELTIIGILMITSKGAAGVTGSGFIVLTSTLTAIKIIPVEGLAILIGVDRFMSEARAITNVIGNGVATIVIAKSEGEFVEQE, encoded by the coding sequence ATGAAACGCCTCTTATCAAACCTTACTTTCCAGGTACTTATTGCCATTGCCCTTGGGGTAGTGGCCGGCTTATACCTTAAAGGCTTTGCCCCGACTGCCGAACTGATCAGCAAAACGTTTATCAGCCTCATCACTATGCTGATCGCGCCTATCATATTTTTAACCATTGTGCTGGGCATAGCCGGCATGAGCGATATGAAAAAAGTGGGCCGGGTAGGCGGTAAAGCTTTGTTGTATTTCGAGATCGTAACCACGTTCGCACTTGTCATCGGCGTTACCGTAGCCAATATTATTAAGCCTGGTGCAGGTTTTGAAAACCATGCTGCAAAAATGGATACCGGCAAATTAGCCGTTTACGAAAAAGCCGCCGCCGAAATGCACTGGGGCGATTTTATTGCCCATATAGTCCCCTCAAATATGTTTAAAGCTTTTGCTGAAGGCGATATTTTGCAGATCCTGTTTTTTGCGATACTGTTTGGTTTTGGGTTAAGCAGGATGGGTAAAAGTGGCGAAGCGGTTATTCAGCTATTTGATAAGCTTTCGAAAGTGTTTTTTAATATCATGAAAATAGTGATGAAGGTGGCGCCGATAGGGGCCTTTGCAGGGATGGCTTTTACGGTGAGCAAATATGGTATCCAAACATTGAAACCGCTGGCCCTGTTGATGGGCTCTGTTTACCTGACTATGTTCCTGTTCATATTTGTGATATTGAATATTATCTGCAGGTTGTTTAAATTCAGTCTTTGGGAGTACCTGAAATACATCAGGCAGGAGATCCTGATCGTGCTGGGCACCTCCTCGTCCGAATCGGCTTTGCCTGCCATGATGGAGAAAATGGAAAAGTTTGGCTGTTCCAAATCGGTGGTTGGTTTGGTGATCCCCACGGGGTATTCTTTTAATTTGGATGGCACTACCATTTACCTTTCCATGTGCGTGATATTTTTGGCGCAGGTGTTCAATATCCCGCTTTCGCTGGGGCAGGAGTTAACTATTATCGGCATACTGATGATCACCTCCAAAGGCGCCGCAGGTGTAACCGGCAGTGGTTTTATAGTGCTCACCAGCACGCTCACGGCCATTAAAATAATCCCGGTTGAAGGTTTGGCGATATTGATAGGGGTTGACAGGTTTATGTCGGAAGCACGGGCTATAACCAATGTGATAGGTAATGGGGTTGCTACAATTGTGATTGCGAAGAGTGAGGGGGAGTTTGTTGAACAGGAATGA
- a CDS encoding WapI family immunity protein: MIGCKVMLRSKQVNYKAAFMLYDFSVFRDGLKLIYNDLNGVAKFVSLEKQLEIEIKGDGFGLLIADGIAMEQVGYGNELRFQLNLDQIYIPALVNQLDDIIEHLS, encoded by the coding sequence ATGATTGGTTGTAAAGTTATGTTGAGATCAAAGCAGGTGAACTATAAAGCTGCATTTATGTTGTATGATTTTAGTGTTTTTAGAGATGGTCTAAAATTAATTTATAATGACCTGAACGGAGTTGCCAAATTTGTTAGTTTGGAAAAACAATTAGAAATAGAGATTAAGGGCGATGGCTTTGGGCTCTTAATTGCAGATGGCATAGCAATGGAGCAGGTTGGATATGGAAATGAATTGAGATTTCAGCTAAATTTAGATCAAATATATATACCAGCACTTGTAAACCAGCTCGATGACATTATTGAACATCTATCGTAA
- the leuS gene encoding leucine--tRNA ligase, which translates to MDYQFKEIEQKWQQFWAQNQTFKAEDKSSKPKYYVLDMFPYPSGAGLHVGHPLGYIASDIFARYKRLKGFNVLHPMGYDSFGLPAEQYAIQTGQHPAITTEDNIATYRRQLDQIGFSFDWSREVRTSSPDYYKWTQWIFMQLFNSWYNKDAGKAQSIDQLVAHFETKGSAGINAVCDDEILSFTADEWKAFSNEEQQSELLKYRLTYLRESTVNWCPALGTVLANDEVKDGFSERGGYPVEQKKMTQWSMRITAYAERLLQGLDTIDWPEPLKEMQRNWIGKSTGASVKFRISDLGIRNSDKSEIENPTSEFIEVFTTRVDTIFGVTFLVIAPEHELVASLTTAEQKADIEAYIAQTKKKSELDRMADAKTVSGAFTGSYVLNPLNGQPIPIWIADYVLAGYGTGAVMAVPSGDQRDYLFAKHFNLPIVPILDIQNIETEADPTKEGTYVNSDFINGLAYKEATAAVVAKLEEINAGKAKVNFRMRDAIFGRQRYWGEPVPVYFKDGLPYLIDESHLPLLLPEIDKYLPTETGEPPLGRAEDWKYEGGLAYELSTMPGWAGSSWYWYRYMDAQNDKEFASREAIEYWKDVDLYIGGSEHATGHLLYSRFWNKFLKDLNLVVEEEPFKKLINQGMIQGRSNFVYRLIDDEGKGTNTYVSHGLIKEHKTTPIHVDVNIVENEVLNIAKFKQWRPEFADAEFILENGKYICGVEVEKMSKRYYNVVNPDDIATRFGADTLRMYEMFLGPLEQSKPWNTNGIEGVFKFLRKFWRLFHNDAWEFGVSDAVPSKAELKSLHKIIKKVEEDIERFSFNTSVSSFMIAVNELTDLKCNNRAILQDMVIILSPYAPHICEELWSLLGNADGTLSYAPFPKFNAGYLVEDEFAYPISINGKMKMNLSISLSLDVKEIEAAVLASADVQKYLDGKTPKKVIVVKGRIVNMVV; encoded by the coding sequence ATGGACTACCAATTTAAAGAGATAGAGCAAAAATGGCAGCAGTTTTGGGCACAAAACCAAACTTTCAAAGCCGAAGACAAAAGCAGTAAACCCAAGTATTATGTGCTGGATATGTTCCCTTATCCATCAGGGGCCGGCCTGCACGTTGGGCACCCGCTGGGCTATATCGCTTCTGATATTTTTGCACGCTACAAACGTTTAAAAGGTTTTAACGTGCTGCATCCCATGGGTTACGACAGCTTTGGCTTACCGGCCGAGCAATACGCCATACAAACCGGTCAGCACCCCGCTATAACTACCGAAGATAATATTGCTACATACCGCCGCCAGTTAGATCAGATCGGTTTTTCGTTCGACTGGAGCCGCGAGGTACGTACCAGTTCGCCCGATTATTATAAATGGACGCAATGGATTTTCATGCAGCTTTTCAACAGCTGGTATAATAAAGATGCCGGCAAAGCCCAGTCAATTGATCAACTGGTTGCGCATTTTGAAACTAAAGGTTCTGCCGGTATTAATGCTGTTTGCGATGATGAAATTTTAAGTTTTACCGCCGATGAGTGGAAAGCGTTCAGCAATGAGGAACAACAGTCCGAATTGTTAAAATACCGCCTTACTTACCTGCGCGAAAGCACCGTAAACTGGTGCCCCGCCCTTGGTACCGTATTGGCCAATGATGAGGTAAAAGACGGCTTTAGCGAGCGCGGCGGTTACCCTGTTGAACAAAAGAAAATGACCCAATGGAGCATGCGCATCACCGCATATGCCGAAAGGTTGTTACAAGGCCTTGATACAATTGACTGGCCGGAGCCTTTGAAGGAAATGCAAAGGAACTGGATTGGTAAAAGTACCGGTGCTTCAGTAAAATTTCGAATTTCGGATTTGGGAATTCGGAATTCAGATAAATCCGAAATCGAAAATCCGACATCCGAATTCATCGAAGTATTCACCACTCGTGTTGATACTATTTTCGGTGTTACATTCTTAGTAATTGCACCAGAGCATGAATTGGTAGCTTCATTAACTACAGCCGAGCAAAAGGCAGATATCGAAGCATACATCGCCCAAACCAAAAAGAAATCTGAACTGGACAGGATGGCTGATGCCAAAACTGTATCGGGCGCATTTACCGGCAGCTACGTGCTTAACCCATTAAACGGCCAGCCAATCCCAATCTGGATTGCTGATTATGTTTTGGCAGGTTACGGAACAGGGGCGGTTATGGCTGTACCATCGGGCGATCAGCGTGATTACCTGTTTGCAAAGCATTTTAACTTGCCGATAGTACCGATCCTCGATATTCAAAACATTGAAACCGAAGCTGATCCAACCAAAGAAGGCACCTACGTCAATTCCGACTTTATTAATGGCTTAGCTTACAAAGAAGCAACTGCCGCCGTGGTTGCTAAACTGGAAGAAATTAACGCCGGTAAAGCTAAAGTTAACTTCAGGATGCGCGATGCCATTTTTGGTCGTCAGCGTTACTGGGGTGAGCCGGTGCCGGTTTATTTTAAAGATGGCTTGCCATATTTAATTGACGAAAGCCACCTGCCATTGTTATTGCCCGAAATTGATAAATACCTCCCAACCGAAACCGGCGAACCACCACTGGGCCGTGCTGAGGATTGGAAATATGAAGGCGGCTTAGCTTATGAGCTAAGCACCATGCCGGGCTGGGCCGGTTCAAGCTGGTACTGGTACCGCTATATGGATGCCCAAAACGATAAAGAATTTGCATCGCGCGAGGCTATTGAATACTGGAAAGATGTTGACCTGTACATCGGCGGCAGCGAACATGCTACCGGTCACTTGCTGTACAGTCGTTTCTGGAACAAGTTTTTGAAAGATCTTAACCTTGTTGTTGAGGAAGAACCTTTCAAAAAGCTGATTAACCAGGGCATGATCCAGGGTCGTAGTAATTTTGTTTACAGGCTGATTGACGATGAAGGCAAAGGTACCAACACCTATGTATCGCATGGATTGATCAAAGAACATAAAACTACGCCAATACACGTTGATGTTAACATTGTTGAAAACGAGGTATTAAACATTGCTAAGTTTAAACAATGGCGACCTGAATTTGCAGATGCTGAATTTATCCTGGAAAACGGCAAATATATCTGCGGCGTTGAAGTAGAAAAAATGTCAAAACGGTATTACAACGTTGTAAATCCGGATGATATAGCAACCCGTTTCGGCGCTGATACTTTGCGCATGTATGAAATGTTCTTAGGCCCGCTGGAACAGAGCAAACCATGGAATACCAATGGGATCGAAGGGGTGTTTAAATTCCTGCGTAAGTTCTGGAGGTTATTCCATAATGATGCCTGGGAATTTGGCGTAAGCGATGCTGTTCCGTCAAAAGCTGAGTTGAAATCATTACATAAGATCATCAAAAAGGTTGAGGAAGATATCGAGCGCTTCTCGTTCAATACTTCAGTTTCAAGCTTTATGATCGCTGTTAATGAATTAACCGATTTGAAATGCAACAACCGTGCGATATTGCAGGATATGGTGATCATCCTTTCACCTTATGCACCGCACATTTGCGAAGAGCTTTGGTCGCTATTAGGTAATGCCGATGGTACTTTATCATACGCGCCATTCCCTAAATTTAACGCCGGGTATTTGGTTGAGGATGAGTTTGCTTACCCGATCTCTATCAATGGCAAAATGAAAATGAACCTGAGCATCTCGCTAAGCCTTGATGTAAAAGAGATAGAAGCAGCCGTTTTAGCCAGCGCCGATGTACAAAAATACCTGGATGGCAAAACACCTAAAAAGGTGATTGTGGTAAAAGGCAGGATTGTAAATATGGTGGTTTAG